From a single Drosophila sulfurigaster albostrigata strain 15112-1811.04 chromosome 3, ASM2355843v2, whole genome shotgun sequence genomic region:
- the LOC133845900 gene encoding protein phosphatase 1 regulatory subunit 12A isoform X8 gives MSTLDIPNNSAMMKRAEQLRRWEESDTNRAPPTPRHSRNGRHIKFSSGCVFLAACLSGDKDDVLQLIDDGADINTANVDGLTALHQACIDDKLDMVEFLVTHGADINRQDNEGWTPLHATASCGFVSIAQYLVEHNADVAAVNSDGDLALDLANDVQHMPMIDYMEKVVQERNIDVDQARRAEEKAMLNDANKWLLSDGADVDRPNPKTGATALHVAAAKGYTNVLKLLLAGRANVDKQDNDGWTALHAAAHWGQKETAEMLVDAWANMDIRNYSGQSCIDVADRKMVKFLEELRANMRIKRRPSSQISRISDAIENHVDKTPTKLVRVEVRTDAAKDAENVKPNQQIHAAEHAVEDEAPWRRKTLRTPNDSPTKNQVPDKELSGKSANESANDVILRRTHSFENDQKFYQKYNELRARIKANSCPILLATTANALPGGIGIGGVGGNNAANNNNNQSSNNNNNNNNNNNNNNKQSQSLLLLGKTANTTSTGLSNSNNYNNTSSTMNTTSTTATTTTTTLNTHTPTAATLTTATNASATTTTTATPSQIYSVQRSASLKDNSVYFRKPIAPATALLNAATTTPTTTGLSSPSTTVHTPPIRRSFVPPVRDEESETQRKAHAKRVRETRRSTQGVTLDEIKSAEELVKKKNLGMNKNNNNNNNNSSSNETSSTSSTATTTTTASTTTTTSATSSTTTTATTSSPSTTTTETATATTTTTSNSNNDNNSSSSSDSSQEPQPPPPPTTPPPSLIPTADDSEIIEAVVATLAPASSSVDDVNASFTLTAPTTRKSDDDQVETAESNAEEEVDDDQEEEAVSASYTIVSPSRLKTDPVAKQQTSSDSIESAVQPAVRPTELAIATTTTVTESKPIVQTPVATTPIAVLESPVRLRDKRSLSSATSKDVEADAKSDTASPVSTHADFNARDSLLSLYARRTGESGAGGASGASVAAATVAPSTSSSSSSATTTAAERRPSWRLKFDAGSKFKLEDITSGGSYPPNQSTIIPSAPAVMAAVNLASTAGTQRRISSGPNALNASNQSLNSIGRPVSAPSESINAYVTPPARQRYETSSASAAAATTTTTAGTTTATSTANNSASAASANHASATASSATTSHEDKDNDKENDNRTQTVIQRRRKPKRRSTGVVHLDMDELDPDRQHDTANNDNDEKEKESGSERTSRSRTASTATASVASDSKSSSSSDKAENGDGIDYKALWEAAKMENDKLKQMLKQKDDEVVQTRATLERFANATTKNSLSEIEKRERRAMERKLSELEEELKLLQKLKTENDRLRAENRALTRVVSKLTTSAQSQLAKSK, from the exons ATGTCGACACTGGACATACCCAACAATTCGGCAATGATGAAGCGAGCCGAGCAGCTGCGTCGCTGGGAGGAATCGGACACAAATCGCGCTCCGCCCACTCCCCGCCACAGCCGCAATGGGCGACACATCAAGTTCAGTTCGGGCTGCGTTTTTCTCGCCGCCTGTTTATCGGGCGATAAGGACGATGTGCTGCAGCTGATCGATGATGGCGCCGATATCAACACTGCTAATGTGGATGGCCTCACAGCGTTGCATCAG GCCTGCATCGATGACAAGCTCGACATGGTTGAGTTCTTAGTGACGCATGGAGCAGATATTAATCGACAGGACAACGAGGGATGGACGCCGCTGCATGCGACAGCCTCCTGCGG CTTTGTGAGCATAGCACAGTATCTAGTGGAGCACAACGCAGATGTGGCTGCTGTGAATAGTGATGGTGACTTGGCGCTGGATTTGGCAAATGATGTGCAGCACATGCCCATGATTGATTACATGGAGAAGGTGGTGCAGGAGCGCAACATTGATGTGGATCAGGCGCGCAGAGCGGAGGAGAAGGCGATGCTAAACGATGCCAACAAATGGCTGCTTAGCGATGGCGCCGATGTGGATCGACCGAATCCAAAAACTGGTGCAACAGCGCTGCATGTGGCAGCGGCCAAGGGCTACACGAATGTGCTGAAATTGTTGCTGGCCGGCCGAGCGAATGTCGATAAGCAGGACAACGATGGCTGGACGGCGTTGCATGCTGCGGCGCATTGGGGCCAAAAGGAGACGGCTGAGATGCTGGTGGATGCGTGGGCCAACATGGATATACGCAACTATTCGGGACAATCCTGCATCGATGTGGCCGATCGCAAAATGGTCAAATTCCTCGAAGAACTGCGCGCCAACATGCGCATCAAGCGGCGTCCATCTAGTCAAATCAG CAGAATCTCAGATGCGATTGAAAATCATGTGGACAAAACACCAACGAAACTCGTACGCGTTGAAGTGAGAACTGATGCCGCTAAGGATG CTGAAAATGTGAAACCCAATCAGCAAATTCATGCCGCCGAACACGCCGTCGAAGATGAGGCGCCTTGGCGACGCAAAACGCTTCGCACGCCCAACGACAGCCCCACTAAGAATC AAGTTCCTGACAAAGAGCTGAGCGGCAAAAGCGCCAATGAGAGCGCCAACGATGTCATCTTGCGACGCACGCACAGCTTTGAGAATGATCAAAA ATTCTATCAAAAGTACAATGAGCTGAGGGCACGCATTAAGGCGAACTCGTGTCCCATTCTGCTAGCGACAACGGCGAATGCGCTGCCTGGTGGCATCGGCATCGGGGGCGTCGGTGGCAACAACGCtgccaataacaacaataaccaaagtagcaataacaacaataataataacaacaacaataacaacaacaacaaacagagccagagtctgctgctgttggggaaaacagcaaacacaacatCGACTGGcttgagcaacagcaacaactacaacaacacaTCAAGCACCATGaacacaacatcaacaacagccacaaccacaacaacaacactcaacacacacacaccaacagcagctacattaacaacagcaacaaatgcatcagctacaacaacaacaacagcaactccaAGTCAAATTTATAGCGTACAAAGATCGGCCTCCCTCAAAGATAACTCTGTGTATTTCAG GAAACCGATTGCTCCAGCTACAGCTTTGCTGAatgcagcgacaacgacaccAACCACAACTGGACTCAGCTCACCTTCAACGACTGTGCACACCCCACCAATACGCAG ATCCTTTGTGCCTCCGGTGCGTGACGAGGAGAGCGAAACGCAGCGTAAAGCGCATGCGAAGCGAGTGCGTGAGACGCGTCGCTCGACGCAGGGCGTGACCCTTGATGAGATCAAGAGTGCCGAGGAGCTGGTCAAGAAGAAGAACCTGGGCatgaacaagaacaacaataacaataacaacaacagcagcagc AATGAAACAAGCTCCACATCAAgcaccgcaacaacaacaacaacagcatcaacaaccaccacaacaTCAGccacatcatcaacaacaacaacagcaacaacatcttcgccaagcacaacaacaactgaaactgcaactgcaacaacaacaacgacaagcaacagcaacaacgacaacaacagcagcagcagcagcgacagttCACAAGAGCCacagccaccgccaccgcccaCAACACCGCCACCCAGCTTGATACCAACTGCAGATGATTCGGAAATCATTGAGGCTGTGGTTGCCACTTTGGCGCCAGCTTCTTCGTCTGTCGATGATGTCAATGCCAGCTTCACGCTGACGGCGCCAACCACAAGAAAATCAGATGATGATCAAGTTGAAACTGCTGAGAGCAATGCTGAAGAGGAGGTTGATGATGATCAAGAGGAGGAGGCAGTTAGTGCTAGCTACACGATAGTCTCGCCATCCCGACTAAAGACTGATCCAGTTGCCAAACAACAGACGAGCAGCGATTCTATCGAGTCAGCTGTGCAGCCAGCAGTCAGACCCACAGAGCTGGCGatagccacaacaacaactgtaactGAAAGTAAACCCATTGTGCAGACTCCTGTTGCCACAACTCCAATTGCTGTCCTGGAGAGTCCTGTGAGATTGAGGGACAAACGCAGTCTGAGCAGTGCAACATCAAAAGATGTTGAAGCGGATGCCAAGTCGGACACAGCTTCGCCAGTCTCGACGCATGCGGATTTCAATGCTCGTGATTCACTCTTGAGTTTATACGCCAGACGTACCGGGGAGAGTGGTGCAGGTGGGGCAAGTGGTGCAAGtgtggctgctgcaactgttgcaccttccacgtcgtcgtcgtcgtcttcagcaacaacaactgcagccgAGCGGCGACCTTCGTGGCGCCTCAAGTTCGATGCGGGCTCAAAG TTCAAGCTGGAGGACATCACCAGCGGTGGCAGCTACCCGCCCAACCAGAGCACCATCATCCCAAGTGCGCCGGCTGTCATGGCAGCTGTTAATCTGGCCAGCACAGCTGGAACCCAGCGACGCATCAGCAGTGGTCCCAATGCGC TCAATGCTTCCAATCAATCGCTCAACTCGATCGGTCGTCCAGTGTCGGCGCCCAGTGAGTCGATCAATGCGTATGTGACACCTCCAGCCCGTCAGCGATACGAGACGTCTTcagcctctgctgctgctgcgacaacaacaacaacagcgggaACAACAACTGCCACGTCAACAGCGAACAATTCCGCGTCTGCAGCCAGTGCCAATCATGCATCAGCCACAGCATCCAGTGCTACAACCAGCCATGAAGATAAAG ATAACGACAAGGAGAACGATAATCGCACACAGACTGTCATACAGCGTCGACGCAAACCGAAGCGTCGATCCACGGGCGTGGTGCATCTCGATATGGAT GAGCTTGATCCGGATCGTCAACACGATACGGCcaacaatgacaacgatgAGAAGGAAAAGGAG AGCGGCAGCGAACGCACCTCGCGCTCTCGCACTGCGAGCACAGCAACCGCAAGCGTCGCCAGCGATTCGAAGAgctccagcagcagcgacaaggCGGAGAATGGAGATGGCATTGACTACAAGGCGCTCTGGGAAGCGGCCAA AATGGAGAACGATAAGCTCAAGCAAATGCTCAAGCAGAAGGACGACGAAGTTGTACAAACGCGTGCGACGCTCGAGCGTTTTGCGAATGCC ACAACTAAAAATTCTCTCTCTGAGATTGAGAAGCGTGAAAGAAGAGCTATGGAACGCAAGCTTTCCGAATTGGAAGAAGAGCTCAAG CTCTTGCAGAAGCTAAAGACTGAGAACGATCGTCTACGTGCCGAGAATCGTGCCCTAACGCGAGTTGTCTCTAAGTTGACCACCTCGGCACAGAGTCAACtagccaaaagcaaataa
- the LOC133845900 gene encoding protein phosphatase 1 regulatory subunit 12B isoform X9, whose product MSTLDIPNNSAMMKRAEQLRRWEESDTNRAPPTPRHSRNGRHIKFSSGCVFLAACLSGDKDDVLQLIDDGADINTANVDGLTALHQACIDDKLDMVEFLVTHGADINRQDNEGWTPLHATASCGFVSIAQYLVEHNADVAAVNSDGDLALDLANDVQHMPMIDYMEKVVQERNIDVDQARRAEEKAMLNDANKWLLSDGADVDRPNPKTGATALHVAAAKGYTNVLKLLLAGRANVDKQDNDGWTALHAAAHWGQKETAEMLVDAWANMDIRNYSGQSCIDVADRKMVKFLEELRANMRIKRRPSSQISRISDAIENHVDKTPTKLVRVEVRTDAAKDAENVKPNQQIHAAEHAVEDEAPWRRKTLRTPNDSPTKNQVPDKELSGKSANESANDVILRRTHSFENDQKKPIAPATALLNAATTTPTTTGLSSPSTTVHTPPIRRNNSVSSPAAQSGSTSNNNGSTTASASASDVETPKPKQSAGNIFKNFFKSFVPPVRDEESETQRKAHAKRVRETRRSTQGVTLDEIKSAEELVKKKNLGMNKNNNNNNNNSSSNETSSTSSTATTTTTASTTTTTSATSSTTTTATTSSPSTTTTETATATTTTTSNSNNDNNSSSSSDSSQEPQPPPPPTTPPPSLIPTADDSEIIEAVVATLAPASSSVDDVNASFTLTAPTTRKSDDDQVETAESNAEEEVDDDQEEEAVSASYTIVSPSRLKTDPVAKQQTSSDSIESAVQPAVRPTELAIATTTTVTESKPIVQTPVATTPIAVLESPVRLRDKRSLSSATSKDVEADAKSDTASPVSTHADFNARDSLLSLYARRTGESGAGGASGASVAAATVAPSTSSSSSSATTTAAERRPSWRLKFDAGSKFKLEDITSGGSYPPNQSTIIPSAPAVMAAVNLASTAGTQRRISSGPNALNASNQSLNSIGRPVSAPSESINAYVTPPARQRYETSSASAAAATTTTTAGTTTATSTANNSASAASANHASATASSATTSHEDKDNDKENDNRTQTVIQRRRKPKRRSTGVVHLDMDELDPDRQHDTANNDNDEKEKESGSERTSRSRTASTATASVASDSKSSSSSDKAENGDGIDYKALWEAAKMENDKLKQMLKQKDDEVVQTRATLERFANATTKNSLSEIEKRERRAMERKLSELEEELKLLQKLKTENDRLRAENRALTRVVSKLTTSAQSQLAKSK is encoded by the exons ATGTCGACACTGGACATACCCAACAATTCGGCAATGATGAAGCGAGCCGAGCAGCTGCGTCGCTGGGAGGAATCGGACACAAATCGCGCTCCGCCCACTCCCCGCCACAGCCGCAATGGGCGACACATCAAGTTCAGTTCGGGCTGCGTTTTTCTCGCCGCCTGTTTATCGGGCGATAAGGACGATGTGCTGCAGCTGATCGATGATGGCGCCGATATCAACACTGCTAATGTGGATGGCCTCACAGCGTTGCATCAG GCCTGCATCGATGACAAGCTCGACATGGTTGAGTTCTTAGTGACGCATGGAGCAGATATTAATCGACAGGACAACGAGGGATGGACGCCGCTGCATGCGACAGCCTCCTGCGG CTTTGTGAGCATAGCACAGTATCTAGTGGAGCACAACGCAGATGTGGCTGCTGTGAATAGTGATGGTGACTTGGCGCTGGATTTGGCAAATGATGTGCAGCACATGCCCATGATTGATTACATGGAGAAGGTGGTGCAGGAGCGCAACATTGATGTGGATCAGGCGCGCAGAGCGGAGGAGAAGGCGATGCTAAACGATGCCAACAAATGGCTGCTTAGCGATGGCGCCGATGTGGATCGACCGAATCCAAAAACTGGTGCAACAGCGCTGCATGTGGCAGCGGCCAAGGGCTACACGAATGTGCTGAAATTGTTGCTGGCCGGCCGAGCGAATGTCGATAAGCAGGACAACGATGGCTGGACGGCGTTGCATGCTGCGGCGCATTGGGGCCAAAAGGAGACGGCTGAGATGCTGGTGGATGCGTGGGCCAACATGGATATACGCAACTATTCGGGACAATCCTGCATCGATGTGGCCGATCGCAAAATGGTCAAATTCCTCGAAGAACTGCGCGCCAACATGCGCATCAAGCGGCGTCCATCTAGTCAAATCAG CAGAATCTCAGATGCGATTGAAAATCATGTGGACAAAACACCAACGAAACTCGTACGCGTTGAAGTGAGAACTGATGCCGCTAAGGATG CTGAAAATGTGAAACCCAATCAGCAAATTCATGCCGCCGAACACGCCGTCGAAGATGAGGCGCCTTGGCGACGCAAAACGCTTCGCACGCCCAACGACAGCCCCACTAAGAATC AAGTTCCTGACAAAGAGCTGAGCGGCAAAAGCGCCAATGAGAGCGCCAACGATGTCATCTTGCGACGCACGCACAGCTTTGAGAATGATCAAAA GAAACCGATTGCTCCAGCTACAGCTTTGCTGAatgcagcgacaacgacaccAACCACAACTGGACTCAGCTCACCTTCAACGACTGTGCACACCCCACCAATACGCAG AAACAATTCCGTTAGCAGCCCCGCTGCACAGAGcggcagcaccagcaacaacaatggcagcacCACGGCAAGCGCCAGTGCCAGCGATGTGGAGACTCCCAAGCCCAAGCAATCGGCGGGcaatatattcaaaaactttttcaa ATCCTTTGTGCCTCCGGTGCGTGACGAGGAGAGCGAAACGCAGCGTAAAGCGCATGCGAAGCGAGTGCGTGAGACGCGTCGCTCGACGCAGGGCGTGACCCTTGATGAGATCAAGAGTGCCGAGGAGCTGGTCAAGAAGAAGAACCTGGGCatgaacaagaacaacaataacaataacaacaacagcagcagc AATGAAACAAGCTCCACATCAAgcaccgcaacaacaacaacaacagcatcaacaaccaccacaacaTCAGccacatcatcaacaacaacaacagcaacaacatcttcgccaagcacaacaacaactgaaactgcaactgcaacaacaacaacgacaagcaacagcaacaacgacaacaacagcagcagcagcagcgacagttCACAAGAGCCacagccaccgccaccgcccaCAACACCGCCACCCAGCTTGATACCAACTGCAGATGATTCGGAAATCATTGAGGCTGTGGTTGCCACTTTGGCGCCAGCTTCTTCGTCTGTCGATGATGTCAATGCCAGCTTCACGCTGACGGCGCCAACCACAAGAAAATCAGATGATGATCAAGTTGAAACTGCTGAGAGCAATGCTGAAGAGGAGGTTGATGATGATCAAGAGGAGGAGGCAGTTAGTGCTAGCTACACGATAGTCTCGCCATCCCGACTAAAGACTGATCCAGTTGCCAAACAACAGACGAGCAGCGATTCTATCGAGTCAGCTGTGCAGCCAGCAGTCAGACCCACAGAGCTGGCGatagccacaacaacaactgtaactGAAAGTAAACCCATTGTGCAGACTCCTGTTGCCACAACTCCAATTGCTGTCCTGGAGAGTCCTGTGAGATTGAGGGACAAACGCAGTCTGAGCAGTGCAACATCAAAAGATGTTGAAGCGGATGCCAAGTCGGACACAGCTTCGCCAGTCTCGACGCATGCGGATTTCAATGCTCGTGATTCACTCTTGAGTTTATACGCCAGACGTACCGGGGAGAGTGGTGCAGGTGGGGCAAGTGGTGCAAGtgtggctgctgcaactgttgcaccttccacgtcgtcgtcgtcgtcttcagcaacaacaactgcagccgAGCGGCGACCTTCGTGGCGCCTCAAGTTCGATGCGGGCTCAAAG TTCAAGCTGGAGGACATCACCAGCGGTGGCAGCTACCCGCCCAACCAGAGCACCATCATCCCAAGTGCGCCGGCTGTCATGGCAGCTGTTAATCTGGCCAGCACAGCTGGAACCCAGCGACGCATCAGCAGTGGTCCCAATGCGC TCAATGCTTCCAATCAATCGCTCAACTCGATCGGTCGTCCAGTGTCGGCGCCCAGTGAGTCGATCAATGCGTATGTGACACCTCCAGCCCGTCAGCGATACGAGACGTCTTcagcctctgctgctgctgcgacaacaacaacaacagcgggaACAACAACTGCCACGTCAACAGCGAACAATTCCGCGTCTGCAGCCAGTGCCAATCATGCATCAGCCACAGCATCCAGTGCTACAACCAGCCATGAAGATAAAG ATAACGACAAGGAGAACGATAATCGCACACAGACTGTCATACAGCGTCGACGCAAACCGAAGCGTCGATCCACGGGCGTGGTGCATCTCGATATGGAT GAGCTTGATCCGGATCGTCAACACGATACGGCcaacaatgacaacgatgAGAAGGAAAAGGAG AGCGGCAGCGAACGCACCTCGCGCTCTCGCACTGCGAGCACAGCAACCGCAAGCGTCGCCAGCGATTCGAAGAgctccagcagcagcgacaaggCGGAGAATGGAGATGGCATTGACTACAAGGCGCTCTGGGAAGCGGCCAA AATGGAGAACGATAAGCTCAAGCAAATGCTCAAGCAGAAGGACGACGAAGTTGTACAAACGCGTGCGACGCTCGAGCGTTTTGCGAATGCC ACAACTAAAAATTCTCTCTCTGAGATTGAGAAGCGTGAAAGAAGAGCTATGGAACGCAAGCTTTCCGAATTGGAAGAAGAGCTCAAG CTCTTGCAGAAGCTAAAGACTGAGAACGATCGTCTACGTGCCGAGAATCGTGCCCTAACGCGAGTTGTCTCTAAGTTGACCACCTCGGCACAGAGTCAACtagccaaaagcaaataa